Proteins from a genomic interval of Rickettsiales bacterium:
- a CDS encoding phosphatase PAP2 family protein has product MNKVFVSFVLVMVLQVNIALASSKIDTSGDILQIAIPLAAFGTTFYKDDAMGKEEFVKSFLTTTTITHALKFSLQNTSLNERPNGKDYSFPSGHTASAFQGAFFLQKRYGSEYGVPAMALAGFTGYTRVRVDCHRWRDVIGATGIAFAVNYFLVSEYDHQKISVDVSKNSAMLNFKTSF; this is encoded by the coding sequence ATGAATAAAGTTTTTGTATCTTTTGTTTTAGTTATGGTATTGCAAGTAAATATTGCTTTAGCAAGTTCTAAAATAGACACTTCTGGAGATATATTGCAAATTGCTATTCCATTAGCTGCTTTTGGTACTACATTTTATAAAGATGATGCTATGGGCAAAGAAGAATTTGTTAAAAGTTTTCTAACCACTACTACAATAACTCATGCTCTTAAATTTTCTTTGCAAAATACTTCATTAAATGAAAGACCTAATGGAAAAGATTATTCTTTTCCTTCTGGTCATACTGCCAGTGCTTTCCAAGGCGCTTTCTTTTTGCAGAAAAGATATGGTAGTGAATATGGTGTGCCAGCTATGGCATTAGCAGGATTCACTGGATATACAAGAGTTAGAGTGGATTGTCACCGTTGGAGAGATGTTATTGGTGCCACAGGAATTGCTTTTGCAGTTAACTATTTTCTAGTTAGTGAATATGATCATCAGAAAATATCTGTAGATGTATCAAAGAATTCTGCAATGTTAAATTTTAAAACCAGCTTTTAA